In Terriglobus aquaticus, the genomic window GAGGCGTCCGGCAGCCGTTCGCCGGTAATGCGTTCGCACGCATCGATAAACTTCTGCTGCGACTCCTGCCGCTGCGCATCTGGCAGTACTTTGCTCTCGCGCAGGTGGTAGAAGTAGCGGCCCGTGACAGTGGCAGCAGGATCGTCACTGGTGGCAAGCCACACCTGAGTGAGATGCCCCTGTTCCAGGTCGTCGCTGGCGCCGGGGCCGCCCATCTTGGTCTGCACCCAGCCGGGTGTCATTGCATTGCTCAGCACGTTGGGCCACCGTCTGGCGATTGCGAAGGCGAGCAAGACGTTGTGCAGCTTGGAATCAGAGTAGGCCTGGTGCCCACTCCAGGGACGCGAGTCCCAGTTCAGATCCTGAAGGCTCGGATCGCCCTGCAGGTGAAGCCCGGAACTGACGTAGACCAGACGCGTTGGTGCAGGCATCAGCGCAGTAAGCAGGTAGGGCGCCACGCTGTTGATGGCGAAGAGATGGGCCAGGCCATCCTCAGTCACAATGCGCTTCGGCTCACGGTAACCAATGGCAGCGTTATGGATCACAGCGTGAAACCGGCCGGTGGCGTTGGCCTGCTCCGCCACACTGCGGGTCTGCCGCAGGCTGGACAGGTCGCCGGTGAGCACGGCTTCTGCCTGCGGAAGTTTGCGCCG contains:
- a CDS encoding SDR family NAD(P)-dependent oxidoreductase, with translation MARIFITGSSDGLGLMAAKLLLEQGHSVVLHARNEQRAEETRRKLPQAEAVLTGDLSSLRQTRSVAEQANATGRFHAVIHNAAIGYREPKRIVTEDGLAHLFAINSVAPYLLTALMPAPTRLVYVSSGLHLQGDPSLQDLNWDSRPWSGHQAYSDSKLHNVLLAFAIARRWPNVLSNAMTPGWVQTKMGGPGASDDLEQGHLTQVWLATSDDPAATVTGRYFYHLRESKVLPDAQRQESQQKFIDACERITGERLPDAS